The genomic interval CCCGACTTGGAAACCGCATTCACCAGGGTCTTCCGGGGGTCCAGGCCCCGAAGGAGCCGGAGCACGGGCTCCGGCTCCACGTGGTCCACGTAGTGGAAGCGCACACCGCTTGCGTTGAAGGCGGTCTCCAGGGCCTTAGGCCCCAAGGCGCTCCCCCCGATGCCCAGAAGGACAAAGTCCTCCACCCAAGGGTTGGCCTCGCGGTAGCGGCGGATACGCCTTAAGGTTTCCGTGTCCTCAGGGAGATCCATCCAGCCCAGCATGCTTTGGGGGTCCTTCCGCTTGAAAAGAAGGGCCTCCCGGGCCCCTAAGAGGATGGGGGCATGCTCCTTGAGGGCCTCCGGGAAACGGGAAAGGAAGCGGGTATCCAGCCTGAGCATGGACCCATGCTACCGGGAATCCAGGGAAAGGGCCACCTGGTTGGGCGGGAAAAGGAATAACCCCCGGGCTATAGGGAGTAGGCTAAAGGCATGGGCTATGTGCCCCCACCCACGCCCCAGTACGGCCTCGAGGAGGGCCCCGTCCTCCTAAAGGATGGGCGCACCGCCTTTCTACGGCGGGCAAACCCTAAGGACCTCCCCCTTTTCGTGGAGTTCCTGAGGCGGCTATCCCCGGAGTCCTTGCGCATGCGCTTCTTCTCCCCCATCTCTCCGGAAAAGGCGGCGGAGCTCCTCCTTTTCGCCAAACCCGAGGAGGAAAAGGTGACCCTCATGGTCCTGGCAGGGGACCCTCCCCGGATGGTGGCCACGGGGGAGTACGTGCGCCTCAAAGGGGAGGACACCGCCGAGGTGGCCTTTCTGGTGGACGACGCCTTCCAGGGTAAGGGCCTGGGTACCCTGCTCTTGGAACGGCTGGCCCTCATCGCTGCCAAGCAGGGGGTAAGGCGGTTTCAGGCCTTCGTCCTGGCGGAGAACCAGAAGATGCTCAACGTCTTTATGGAAAGTGGCTTCCAGGTGCGGGCCCACCGGGATAGCGGCGAGATCGAGGTGGAGTTTGAGATCCTCCTGGAGGAAAGGGTGGCGGAGCGCTTTGAGTGGCGGGAGAGGGTCTCCACCTTGGCCAGCCTCCACCCCCTCTTCTTCCCCAAGGGGGTGGCGGTGGTGGGGGCGAGCCGCGACCCGGAAAGCATCGGCTACCGCGCCCTGGAAAACCTCATCTTTGGCCGTTTCCAAGGACCCGTCTACCCGGTGAACGAGGCCATCGGCAAGGAGGGGAGCACGGTGGGGCCCCTTCTCGCCTACCCCCGGGTGGAGAGCATCCCCGGCCCCGTGGACCTGGCGGTGATCGCCGTGCCCAAGGAGCGGGTTTGGGAGGCCCTCGAGGCCTCGGGCAGGCGGGGGGTGCGGGCAGCCATCGTCCTCACCACCGGTTTTACGGAAAAAGAAGCCAGGGAACTGGCCGACAAGGCCCGGCGCCACGGGATGCGCCTTTTGGGCCCAGGCTCCTTGGGTATGGTCCACACCCACCCTGAGGTCCGCCTGGCGGCGGGCCTGGCTCCCCTCCCCAAACCTGGACCCCTGGCCATCTCCAGCCAGTCGGGGACCCTGGGACGGGCGGTGATGGCCTATGCGGAGGGCATGGGGCTGGGCATCTCCTCCTTCGTTTCCTTAGGGGCTAAGGCGGACATCTCCTCCAACGACCTCCTGCAGTTCTGGGAGGAGGACGAAAGAACCCGGGTGATCCTCCTCTACCTGGAAAGCTTCGGCAACCCCAGGCGCTTCTCCCGCTTAGCCCGGAGGATCGGCAAGAAAAAACCCATCCTGGCGGTGCACCCCTCCCGGGACCCTTTGGTGCGGGCCCTCTTCGCCCAGGCTGGGGTGATCCGGGCCAACAGCTTGGAGGAAGCCTTTGACGTGGCCGCCCTCCTCGCCCTGGGACAGCTTCCGGAGAACAACCGGGTCCGCCTTATCTCCAACGCCTCCGGTCCCTCTAACCTGGCCCTCGAGGCCCTACGGGAAGGGGGGCTTGCCGTGGAGCACGTGGACCTGGGCTCCACCGCCAGGGCGAAGGAGTTTGCCCGCGCCCTGGAAGAAGCCATGGAAAGCGAGGCGGGAAGCGTGTTCCTCCTCTTCGTACCCATGGGCTTTGCCAGCGAGGAGGAGTTCCTGGCTCTTTTGGAAAAGGTGGAAGGAAACAAGCTCCTCCTGGGCTGCGTGATGGGCTCCCCTGGGGTGCGGGCAAGGGTTATGGGCCGGGTGGCCCTCTACCGCTTTCCCGAATCGGCGGCCATCGCCTTGAGCCGGGCCTGGGCCTACAAGGCCTGGCGGGAAGAACCCCTCCACTTCCCCGACTTCCCGGACTTGCACCTGGAGGAGGCAAGGAGGCTTTTGGAGGGCAAGAAGGAGCTACGGCGCGAGGAGGAGGAGGCCCTCCTCCGCTGCTTTGGCCTTCCCTTGGGACAAGGAGAAGGCCTTTTTCTCAGGCTCACCGCCAAGCCCCACCCCCTCTTCGGCCCCGTTCTCACCCTGCTCCTGCCCACTCCTTTGGGAGAGCTAGCCTTGGGGGAAAGGCTTTCCCCCCTCACGGAAAAGGATGCCCGGGAGCTCACCCGACCCCTGGGGGACCAGGTAGACCCTACCCCCTACCAGGAAATCCTCCTTCGCCTTTCCCGCCTCCTAGAGGAGTTCCCCCAGGTGGAGGAGGTGTCCTTGGAGCTTTCCGGCCCCTGCATCGCCCGCTTTGCCATCCGCCTTTCGGGAGACCCCCATGCGCATCCAAACCCCCGCTAACCCCAAGGTGAAGGCCCTAGCCGCCCTGAAGGAACGAAAGGAGCGGGAGCGGGCTGGCCTTTTCCTGGTGGAGGGCCGGCGGGAGGTGGAAAGGGCCCTTAGGGCCGGCCTCCGCTTGGAAACCCTCCTCCTCGGTCCTAAGGCCACCCCGGAAGACCGGGCCCTGGCGGGCCAAGCCCCTGTTCTGGAGTTCTCCCAAGAGGCTATGGAGCGGGTTTCCGTGAGGGAAAACCCGCCTCCCGTCATCGGGGTCTTCCGCCTGCCCCAAAAGTCCCTAAAGGGGGTCCGGCTCCCGCAACATCCCCTGGTCCTGGTTCTCTTGGGCCTGGAAAAGCCCGGCAACCTGGGAGCCATCCTGCGCTCGGCGGATGGGGCGGGGGTGGACCTGGTCTTGGTGGCGGAAGGGGTGGACCTCTATAGCCCCCAGGTGATCCGGAACTCCACCGGGGTGGTCTTCTCCTTGCCCGTCTTTCCCGTGGCCGAGGAGGAAGTGGCCCCTTTCCTGGAGGAAAAAGGGCTTTTCCCCGTGGCGGCTACCCCCAAGGGCGAGAAGGTTTACTGGGAAGAAGACTACAAAAAAGGCGTGGCCTTCCTCCTGGGCACCGAGGACGAAGGCCTTTCCGAGGCCTGGCTGGCCCGGGCGGGGGTTCGGGTGCGCATCCCCATGCGGGGGGTGGCGGATAGCCTCAACGTTTCCGTAAGCGCCGCCCTCCTCCTCTACGAGGCCCTGCGCCAGCGGGAGGGGGGATGAGGCCTGTTACCCCCTTCCTGGGCCTAGGGCTTCTGGCCCTCCTGCCCCTCTGGACCCCTCCTTTGGCCTTGGGCGTCTTCCTCCTCCACCTAGCCAAGCGGTTTTATCCGGGAGCCTTCCTATGGGGAGCCTTCCTCCCTGGCCTTCTCCACGCCCTTGCCTCCCCGTTCCCCTCCTGGCTCCAGGGATGGGCCATGACCTCTGGGCTTCTCCTCCTCTACGGACTTTTCCTGGCCACCAAGGCTCGGCCCCTTTCCAGCCTCCTTCTCCTTCCCCCAGCCCTTTGGCTAGGCCCCCTTGGCCTTTTCCTGCTAGGGCTCTTGCACGGGTTAAGCCTCCTCGAGGAGGCCCATGGGCGCGCCCAGGAACGGGGGGAGCCCTTTCGGACCCCCGCTTCCACCCTATGGGTCCCGGGGATCCTAGGCCTCCTGCTGGCAGGCCTGGCCTTCCTCCCCCTGCGCCTCCCCGCCCTTCCCCTACCCACCCCACCCTCGCTTAGCCTCCAGGCTTCCCCCGAAACCGGGCCAGGGCCCAAGGAGGTGGTGGCCTACCCCACCCCAGAGGAGAAGCCTCCCCCGTGGGTCGCCTTCCTGAACCGGGCCTTGGCCTACGCAGAGCCCCTGGCCTTGCTCCTTATCCTCCTAGCCCTTTGGCCCCTTCTGGGCCGGGGGGAAAGGCTTCCCTACCGGGGGGTTCACCTTTTACCCCTCCTGTTAGCCCTTTTGGCCGCAGGCCTCTTCCTCCTCTACCTGGGCACCCTAGGGGGTGGGGAAAGCGCGCCGGAAAGCACCCCTTCGGCTTCCGTGCCCGCCCCTTCCCAGGAAAGCCCCAAGGAGGCCGTACCGGGGCCCAGGCGGCTTAGCGAGGTGGGCCTAGCCTTGGCAGGCCTTTCCGCCCTTTTCACCCTGGGCCTTCTTTTCCTCTTCCTATTCCTGGTTTGGCGGTACCGGGAAAGAGGCAGGCCAGGCACCACCCCTAAGGAAGGGGTCCAAGCCTCCCAGGCGTTCCCAGAGGCCCTTCCCCAGGACCGGGTGCGGCGGGCCTACTTCCAAGCCCTAAAGGCCCTTAAGAGGGCTGGCCTCCCCCGCCTGGCCTCCGAGGGGCCCTTGGAGTACCTGGAAAGGGTTTCCCCTCTTCTCCCCGGGCTTAGGGAACCCCTTTGGGGGCTCACCGGCCTCTACCTGCCCGTGCGCTATGGGGGAAAGGCTGGGGAGGAGGAAGCGGAAAGGGCGGAAGCCTTTTTGAAGGATATCCTTAGGCTATGTTCCTCCCCCGCATCCAAAGAGCCCTTTCGGGCCGGGTCCTCCTGAAGGAGGAAACCCTAAGGCTTTCCCTCGCCACCCTCCTCTCTGGGGGGCATCTTCTTCTGGAAGACGTGCCCGGCACCGGCAAGACCACTTTCGCCAAGGCCTTGGCCCGGGTGCTGGGCCTTTCCTTTAGCCGCACCCAGATGACGCCCGACCTCCTGCCCCAGGACCTCACCGGGGTCTATCTCTACCGGGAAGGAAACCTGGTATGGCAAAAGGGGCCCATCTTCGCCCAGGTGCTTCTGGTGGACGAGCTCAACCGGGCCACCCCCAGGACCCAGTCCGCCCTCCTCGAGGCCATGGGGGAAAGCCAAGTAACCCTGGAAGGGAAAACCCACCCCTTGCCCGAGCCTTTTTTCGTTCTGGCCACGCAAAATCCCGTGGAAGAGGAGGGCACCTACCCTCTCCCCGTAGCCCAGCGGGACCGGTTCACCGCCCGGCTTTCCCTAGGCTATCCCGACGAGAAAGCCCTCCTCCAAGCCCTCAAGGAAAAGGAGCCGCTAGAGGGCTTGGAGGCCGTGACCCAAGGGGAGGAGATCCTGGCCCTGCGCCAGGAGGTGCGCCGGGTGCGGGTGGCGGAGGAGGTGCTGGACTACCTCCTGGCCTTGGCCGGCTGGCTCAGGAACCGGGAGGAAGTGCGGCTTGGGCCCTCCCCCAGGGCCCTGTTGCAGGTGGAGCGCCTGGCCCAGGCCCTGGCCCTTCTGCAGGAGCGAGGCTTTACCGTGCCCGAGGACATCAAGGAGGCCTTCCGGGCCGCCATCCCCCACCGCCTCCTCCTACGGCTGGAGGCGGAGCTAGCCGGAGCCAGCCCGGAAGGGCTGGTGGCGGAAGCCCTCAAGGCGGTTCCCGCCCCGGTGGAAAGGGCCTAGGAAAGGAAGGGCGCCGTGGCAGGGGTTTTGGGCCTTCTATCCCTCCTTCTCCTCCTCGCCCTTTGGCGGGCACCCCGGTTCGCCCAGGTCCGGGTCAAAGCCCAGGGCCTGGCCCCAGGTTTCCCCGGCCAGGAGGGAGAGGGGCAGGTGGCGGTGGAGGTCTGGGCCCCCCTTCCCCTTTTCTTCCGCCTGGAAAACCTCCCTGCGGCCCCCTTGGGCTTGGAACCCCGGGGGCTTTCCGGGATGGCCTGGGGGAAGATCCCGTTGACCCTGCCTCTTTCCTGCCGCTACCGCCGGCGGGGAGAGCATCCCCTACGCCTAATCCTCCGCTTAACCAGCCCCCTGGGCCTGGGGGAGAGGTTGCTCAGCCTGGAGGCAGGGAGGGTCTTGGTCTACCCCTCCCTGCGGCCCCTGCCGCCTTTTGAGCCCGCCCCCAGCTTCTTCCTGGAGGGAAGAGCCGAGCCCTTCGGCCTACCGGACCCCCTCGAGGCCAAGGGCCTCCGACCCTACCAGCCCGGGGATTCCTTGCGCCTCCTGGCCAAGCAGGCAAGCCTCCGGCAGGGGCGTCCCTTTGTGCGGGAGGTGGAAAAAAGCCTTCTGGGAGGCCTCTTCCTCCACCTGGACACCCAAAGCCTCCACCCCGCCTACCTGGACCACGCGGCAAGCCTCGCCGCCTGGCTCCTCCTGCAGGCGGAAAAGAAAGGAGCCCAATACGGCCTTTCCGCAGGGGAGGTCCTCCCCTTAGGGCGGGGAAAGGCCCACCTGGTAAGGACCCTCTCGCTCCTAGCCCGCCTGCAACCTACCCCAGGCCCCTCCCTTCCCCCCAAGGCCCCTTTCGGGAGCACCTACTTCCTCATCAGCCAGGGGGCGGAGGAATCCTTCCTGGAGGCAACCCTAAGGGGAGCCGCCCAGGCCCGGCAGGGGGTCCTTCTTCTGCTTCCCGAGGGATACTTCCTCTACCCGGGGGAAAAGGGCCGGGTAGCCTTTGGCAAGACCCCGGGCCTGGCCCGGGCCCTGGCCATGAAGGGCCTTCTCCTGGCCCATGGGATAAGCCTCCGGGTGGTGCGGGGCCACCAGACCCTCACCTTATAAAACCCCCCTCAACCCCCTTGACAAAAAGACGCGGGGGCAAAATAATAACCCTTGGTTTGACACTCTCGGCCTTTGAGCGTCAAAGGAGGGAGTGAGTATGGCTGCGGAGGTGAAGACGGTGATCAAGCCCCTAGGCGACAGGGTTGTGGTGAAGAGGATTGAGGAGGAGCCCAAGACCAAGGGCGGCATCGTGCTCCCCGATACCGCCAAGGAGAAGCCCCAGAAGGGCAAGGTGATCGCGGTGGGCACGGGCCGCATCTTGGAGAACGGGCAGAAGGTGCCCCTCGAGGTCAAGGAGGGGGACATCGTGGTCTTCGCCAAATACGGCGGCACCGAGATCGAGATCGACGGCGAGGAGTACGTGATCCTCTCCGAGCGCGACCTTTTGGCGGTCCTGCAGTAAGGGAGGTGAGGTATGGCGAAGATCCTGGTGTTTGACGAGGCAGCCCGCAGGGCTTTGGAGCGCGGCGTGAACGCCGTGGCCGATGCGGTGAAGGTAACCCTTGGCCCCCGGGGCCGGAACGTGGTCCTGGAGAAGAAGTTCGGCTCCCCCACCATCACCAAGGACGGGGTGACGGTGGCCAAGGAGATCGAGCTGGAGAACCACCTGGAGAACATCGGGGCCCAGCTCCTCAAGGAGGTGGCCTCCAAGACCAACGACGTGGCCGGTGACGGGACCACCACCGCCACCGTCTTGGCCCAGGCCATCGTGCGGGAGGGCCTGAAGAACGTGGCCGCCGGCGCCAACCCCTTGGCCCTCAAGCGGGGCATTGAGAAGGCGGTGGAGGCGGCGGTGGAGAAGATCCGCTCCCTGGCCATCCCCGTGGAGGACCGCAAGGCCATCGAGGAGGTGGCCACCATCTCCGCCAACGATCCCGATGTCGGCAAGCTGATCGCCGACGCCATGGAGAAGGTGGGGAAGGAGGGGATCATCACCGTCGAGGAGTCCAAGAGCCTGGAGACCGAGCTGAAGTTCGTGGAGGGGTACCAGTTTGACAAGGGGTACATCTCCCCCTACTTCATCACCAACCCCGACGCCATGGAGGCGGTCCTGGAGGACGCCTTCATCCTCATCGTGGAGAAGAAGGTCTCCAACGTGCGCGAACTCCTCCCCATCCTGGAGCAGGTGGCCCAGACGGGCAAGCCCCTCCTCCTGATCGCCGAGGACGTGGAGGGCGAGGCCCTGGCCACCTTGGTGGTGAACAAGCTCCGGGGCACCCTGAACGTGGCCGCGGTGAAGGCCCCTGGCTTCGGTGACCGCCGCAAGGAGATGCTCAAGGACATCGCTGCCGTCACCGGCGGCACCGTGATCAGCGAGGAGCTGGGCTTCAAGCTGGAGAACGCCACCCTCTCCATGCTGGGCCGGGCCGAAAGGGTGCGGATCACCAAGGACGAGACCACCATCGTGGGCGGCAAGGGCAAGAAGGAGGACATCGAGGCCCGCATCAACGGCATCAAGAAGGAGCTGGAGACCACGGACAGCGAGTACGCCAAGGAGAAGCTCCAGGAGCGCCTGGCCAAGCTGGCGGGGGGCGTGGCGGTGATCCGGGTGGGGGCCGCCACCGAGACCGAGCTCAAGGAGAAGAAGCACCGCTTTGAGGACGCCCTCTCCGCCACCCGGGCTGCCGTGGAGGAGGGGATCGTGCCCGGCGGTGGCGTAACCCTCCTCAGGGCCATCAGCGCCGTGGACGAGCTCCTCAAGAACCTGGAGGGGGATGAGGCCACCGGGGCCAAGATCGTGCGCCGGGCCCTGGAGGAGCCCGCCCGCCAGATCGCCGAAAACGCCGGCTACGAGGGCTCCGTGGTGGTGCAGCGCATCCTCTCCGAGACCAAGAACCTGCGCCTGGGCTTCAACGCCGCCACCGGGGAGTACGTGGACATGGTGGAGGCGGGCATCGTGGACCCCGCCAAGGTGACCCGCTCTGCCTTGCAGAACGCGGCCTCCATCGGCTCCCTCATCCTCACCACCGAGGCGGTGGTGGCGGAAAAGCCCGAGAAGAAGGAGTCTACCCCCGCTCCCGCAGGCGGCGGCGACATGGACTTCTAAAGTGGCAGGCTCAAGGGGCTGGGTCCAGACCCAGCCCCTTTTTTTAACCCCTTCCTCCCTTCTTGCCCTCGCTCCCTTGGACTTGCGCCAAGTGGGCCTCCAGAAGATGCCGGACTTCTTCCAAGGCGTACCCTTCTTTAACCCGCACCCGCATTAGGGATAGCCCCACCTGTCGTGCCAGGGCCTCCAGAAAACGGTCTCGCTCCCGGCGGTCTTCCCGTTGGTGACTTCGGTCGTCCAGCTCTATGGCCAAAAGGGGACGGGCGTCCTGGGCCCGCACAAGGAGAAAATCTATGTGTTTTGCCACCACCCGGTTTAAAGCTGCTTGCCGCTCCTTCCCCTCAGCATCTATATGGAGCAAGTCCGCCAAGCGCACCTTTGGCCACACCCTCACCCCTTCAGGCACCACCCTCTCTAGCACGCCAAGGAAGGAGCGCTCCGCCGGGGTAAGTACGGAATGCTTAAGGCGATACGGGAGGGAGGCGTCCCGCCCTCCTAGACCCTCTCTCTTACCCAGGGAGGCTAAGACGAAGATAACTAACCCCAAGAAAACCAGGGCGAAAAGGGGGCTTTCCATACTAGTGACAGTATACGGGTTTCAGGAAGCCAATCTGAGGGCTGCCGAGTTCCAAGAAGCCTTCAAAAGGGCACCACCTCCTCCTTGGGGCTAGCCCCACCATTCCCCTGCAAAAAGGCCTCCCGGTCCGGCACCAGGTAGGCGCGGAAGCCTTCCTTCTCCAGGGCCTCCAAGACCCCTTCCCCCACCCGGGCTTCCCGCAAGGAAAGGATGGCCTCCCCAAAGGGCCCCTGGACCCTCAGGTAGAGGGGAAGCGGCCCAGGGTGCTCGTCCAGGATGCTCTTTAGGAGGGTGACGCCTCCCTCGTCCAAAAGGGCGTGGTCCACCTCCACCTCCAGGGCCCTGGGGGCCTCGGCCACCTCCTCGTGGGTCCAGGCAGCCTGGGCGATCACCCTAAGCCCCCCCTCCTCCCGTTCCACCTCCGCCAGGACCAAAAGAGGGGTGTCCTCCTTGAGCTTGGGGGAGACCCCCTCATAGGCCCGGCCGAAGGCCACCACCTCCAGGGCCCCGGTCTCGTCGGAGAGGGTAAAGCGGGCCATCATCCCGCCGCTACGGGTGGGCTTGCGCACCACCTCCTCCACCATGCCCGCAAGGAGCACCCTGGCCCTTGGGGGAAGGCCCTGGATGAAATCGGCTAGCTCCTCCAAGGGGCAGCTGGCCACCTCCCTTAGCCCCGGGTAGCGGAGCACAGGGTGGCCAGAGACATAGATGCCCAAGGCCTCCTTCTCGTAGCGGAGCCGGGTGATCTCGTCCAGGGGCGGGGCCTCCAGCAAGGGGGGCTCCATGTACCCTTCCGCCTCGGCAAAAAGGCCCAACATCCCCGAGCGCGCCCGCTTTTGGCTTTCCGCCGCCCAGCGAAGGAGGGGTTCTAAGGAGGCGAGAAGCCTCGCCCTATCCCCAAAGGCGTCAAAGGCCCCCGCCTTGATGAGGGACTCGAGGGTGCGCTTGTTCACCACCTTCTCGTCCAGGCGCTTTAGGAAATCCCCCAGGCTCTTAAAGGGTCCACCCCGCTCCCTTTCCGCCAGGATGGCCTGGGCCGCCCCCTCCCCCACGTTCTTCACCGCGGAAAGGCCAAAGAGGATCTCCTCCCCCACCACCTTGAAGTCAAAGCCCGAGCGGTTGATGTCCGGGGGCAGGACCTCAATGCCCATGGCCCGGGCGTCGCGGATGTACTCCGCCACCTTGTCGGAGTCGTGCCGCTCCACGCTGAGGAGGGCGGCCATGAACTCCACGGGGTAGTGGGCCTTCACGTAGGCGGTCTGGTAGGAAAGGAGGCTGTAGGCGGCGGCGTGGGAGTTATGGACGATGACATCCTCGGCCAGGAAGGTGTGGGTGCCCTCCACGGTGAGGTCGTAGACCTCCTCCTCCCCTAAGGGCTCTATGGCCTCCACCCGGTCCCAGTAGATCTCCGCCCCCGCCAGGCGCCAAAGGGCTAGGCTTCCCGTTAGGGCCGCAAGGCGCACCACCGTGGAACGGGAAAGCCCTAGACGGCCCTTGCCGGGCCGCAAAAGCCCCTGGGCCAAACCATGGGCCGCCAAAAAAGCCCCCTCCTTACCCCCGGAAACCTGGGCCAAAGCCTCCTTGACCAGAGGGAGGAAGGCCAGGGGCAGAATATCCTTGGTGCTCCTTCCCTCCCCCTTCCAGGAGGAAAGAAGCCCCTCTAAGTCCCGCTTCCTCTTGCCCAAGAGGTAAGGCCCCACCAGCCTGGCAAAACGCCAGGCCGCCTCCAGGCCCCCAAGCAGGTAGACCACATAGCCCTTTCGCCCCCCTCCATAGGGGAAATGCTTTTCCACCAGTCGGCTTTGCAGGCCCAGGCGAAGGAGAAGGTGTTGCACCCCTTGGGCCAGGGCCTGGGAAGCGGTGGCGTAGAAGATGAGCTTTCCCTTGGGATCCACTCCCCCATCCCCCATCCAAAGCCGCCCCAAAAGCCTTGCCACCCCCTCCAAGGGAAGGCCAAAGACCCTTTCGGGCAACCGCTTTTCCCTGGCGGAGAGGCCCATCAGGCCCATCTCCCGCAGAAACGCCTCCGCTTCCGAGGGCACCTTGCGGTTTTGCCGGCCCACATAGAGGTGGGCCACCCCCCGGCGCCAGACCAAGCGGGTACGGGTGTTGGCAAAGCCCGCCAAGGCCTCCTGCATGGCCAAAAGCTCCTCTTCCGAGGAGGTGTAGAGGTAAAAGCCCGAAGGATGGCGAAGGTTTCCCTCGCTTAAGGCAAAGCCTAGGAGGTCCAGCTCATGGGGCCTCAAATCCTCCGAGGGTTGGTAGGGCAGGTACCGGGGTAGGGCAACGAAATCCCCTGGGCGAAGCCTCCCCAGCTCCCGCCAGCCTTCCGGGGTGTAGAGGGGGTGGTTGGCCGTGGCCTCGAGGACCCTTCCCGTGGCGGTGCGCAAGCGAAAGACCATGGCCCGGCCGCTGGGGAAGGCGGCCAGCACCCGTCTTGGCACCAGGCGCAAGGTGGCCTCATCCAGGGAAACCACCAAGACCCCCTTGGCCTCACCCCGCACCAGGGCCTCGATGGGTACGGGCTTCCCCGTGCGGTAGTCCACCACCCGGGTCCTTCCCGGCAGGCACTTGTTGAAGCCATAGTTGGCAAAAGCCTCCAGCATGTCAAAAAGCCGGTTGGCCTCCTCCTCGGGGACGCCCCGTTCCTTGGCCCCCCGCACGAAGCGCTCCCGGTGCCTTTGCATCTCCTCCACTTTCTTCTTGCCCATGGCCCGGCGGAGGAGGTCCGCCTCCCCTAAGGAGTAGCCCGCCACCTGCGAGGCGATCTGCATGATCTGCTCCTGGTAGACGGGGATGCCGTAGGTCTCCTCCAGGATGGGCCTTAGGTACTTCTCCGCATGGGGGAACTCCGCATAGCTCACGGGCTCCTGGCCATGGTGGCGGCGGATGTAGGTGGGGATGTGCTCCATGGGCCCCGGGCGGTAGAGGGAGACCAAGGCGATGATGTCCTCGAGGCGCCTGGGCTTAAGCCCCCGCACCGTGGCCGTCATGCCCCCCGACTCCAGCTGGAAAACCCCCTTGGTCTCCCCCCGCGCCAAGAGGGCGAAGGTCTTGGGATCGTCCAGGGGCAGGCGGTCGTAGTCCAGCTCTACCCCCTTGGACTCCTTGACGATCTTCTTGGCCTCGTCCAGGAAGGTGAGGGTGCGCAGGCCCAAAAAGTCCATCTTCAAAAGCCCCAAGGCCTCCACCGCCCCCATGTCGTACTGGGTCACGGGCCGCCCCTCCTGGTCCCGCATGAGGGGGACCAGATCCGTAAGGGGCTCTTGGGCGATCACCACCCCGGCGGCGTGCACGGAGGCGTGGCGGTTTAGGCCCTCCAGGCGCATGGCCACCTCTATGACCTCCCGCACCTTGGGGTCCTTTTCCATCTCCGCCTTCAGCTCCGGCACCAGCTCTATGGCCTCGGCCAGGGGCTTGGGCTTGCCGAACTGCACGGGGATCAGCTTGGCCAGCTCCTCCGCCTTCTTGTGGGGGATGCCGTAGACCCGGGCCACGTCCTTGAGGGCCGCCTTGGAGGCCAGGCTCCCGAAGGTGCCGATCTGGGCCACCTTGTCCTCCCCATACCGCTGGCGCACGTACTGGATTACCCGGTCCCGCTCCCGGTCGGAGAAGTCGGTGTCGATATCCGGCATGGAAACCCGCTCGGGGTTCAGAAAGCGCTCAAAGAGGAGGCCAAAGCGCAAGGGGTCGATGTTGGTGATGCCCACGGCATAGGCCACCAGGCTCCCAGCGGCGCTTCCCCGGCCTGGCCCCACGGAAACCCCATGGTCCCGGGCCCAGTTGATGTAGTCCTGCACGATAAGGAAGTAGCCGGGAAAGCCCATGCGCTCGATCACGGAAAGCTCGTAAAGGGCCCGGTGCAAAATGGCCTCCGCCGTCCACTCCCGTACCCCTTCCAAAGGGGGCAACTGGGGCCGAAGGGCTTCCCAGGCCTCCCCCTCCACCTGGGCCAGGGCCTCCGCCAAAGCCTCCCCGTCCCCGTGAGGGGGGATACGGCCCAGAAGGCGGAAAACCTCCCGGTAAAACCCCTCGGTGATCCGGTCCGGATACCGGGCAAGAAGCCCTTTGAAGGTGAGCTCCCGCAGGTACTGGGCCT from Thermus caldifontis carries:
- a CDS encoding DUF58 domain-containing protein codes for the protein MAGVLGLLSLLLLLALWRAPRFAQVRVKAQGLAPGFPGQEGEGQVAVEVWAPLPLFFRLENLPAAPLGLEPRGLSGMAWGKIPLTLPLSCRYRRRGEHPLRLILRLTSPLGLGERLLSLEAGRVLVYPSLRPLPPFEPAPSFFLEGRAEPFGLPDPLEAKGLRPYQPGDSLRLLAKQASLRQGRPFVREVEKSLLGGLFLHLDTQSLHPAYLDHAASLAAWLLLQAEKKGAQYGLSAGEVLPLGRGKAHLVRTLSLLARLQPTPGPSLPPKAPFGSTYFLISQGAEESFLEATLRGAAQARQGVLLLLPEGYFLYPGEKGRVAFGKTPGLARALAMKGLLLAHGISLRVVRGHQTLTL
- a CDS encoding DUF4129 domain-containing protein, with product MRPVTPFLGLGLLALLPLWTPPLALGVFLLHLAKRFYPGAFLWGAFLPGLLHALASPFPSWLQGWAMTSGLLLLYGLFLATKARPLSSLLLLPPALWLGPLGLFLLGLLHGLSLLEEAHGRAQERGEPFRTPASTLWVPGILGLLLAGLAFLPLRLPALPLPTPPSLSLQASPETGPGPKEVVAYPTPEEKPPPWVAFLNRALAYAEPLALLLILLALWPLLGRGERLPYRGVHLLPLLLALLAAGLFLLYLGTLGGGESAPESTPSASVPAPSQESPKEAVPGPRRLSEVGLALAGLSALFTLGLLFLFLFLVWRYRERGRPGTTPKEGVQASQAFPEALPQDRVRRAYFQALKALKRAGLPRLASEGPLEYLERVSPLLPGLREPLWGLTGLYLPVRYGGKAGEEEAERAEAFLKDILRLCSSPASKEPFRAGSS
- a CDS encoding GNAT family N-acetyltransferase — encoded protein: MGYVPPPTPQYGLEEGPVLLKDGRTAFLRRANPKDLPLFVEFLRRLSPESLRMRFFSPISPEKAAELLLFAKPEEEKVTLMVLAGDPPRMVATGEYVRLKGEDTAEVAFLVDDAFQGKGLGTLLLERLALIAAKQGVRRFQAFVLAENQKMLNVFMESGFQVRAHRDSGEIEVEFEILLEERVAERFEWRERVSTLASLHPLFFPKGVAVVGASRDPESIGYRALENLIFGRFQGPVYPVNEAIGKEGSTVGPLLAYPRVESIPGPVDLAVIAVPKERVWEALEASGRRGVRAAIVLTTGFTEKEARELADKARRHGMRLLGPGSLGMVHTHPEVRLAAGLAPLPKPGPLAISSQSGTLGRAVMAYAEGMGLGISSFVSLGAKADISSNDLLQFWEEDERTRVILLYLESFGNPRRFSRLARRIGKKKPILAVHPSRDPLVRALFAQAGVIRANSLEEAFDVAALLALGQLPENNRVRLISNASGPSNLALEALREGGLAVEHVDLGSTARAKEFARALEEAMESEAGSVFLLFVPMGFASEEEFLALLEKVEGNKLLLGCVMGSPGVRARVMGRVALYRFPESAAIALSRAWAYKAWREEPLHFPDFPDLHLEEARRLLEGKKELRREEEEALLRCFGLPLGQGEGLFLRLTAKPHPLFGPVLTLLLPTPLGELALGERLSPLTEKDARELTRPLGDQVDPTPYQEILLRLSRLLEEFPQVEEVSLELSGPCIARFAIRLSGDPHAHPNPR
- the groES gene encoding co-chaperone GroES yields the protein MAAEVKTVIKPLGDRVVVKRIEEEPKTKGGIVLPDTAKEKPQKGKVIAVGTGRILENGQKVPLEVKEGDIVVFAKYGGTEIEIDGEEYVILSERDLLAVLQ
- a CDS encoding TrmH family RNA methyltransferase, coding for MRIQTPANPKVKALAALKERKERERAGLFLVEGRREVERALRAGLRLETLLLGPKATPEDRALAGQAPVLEFSQEAMERVSVRENPPPVIGVFRLPQKSLKGVRLPQHPLVLVLLGLEKPGNLGAILRSADGAGVDLVLVAEGVDLYSPQVIRNSTGVVFSLPVFPVAEEEVAPFLEEKGLFPVAATPKGEKVYWEEDYKKGVAFLLGTEDEGLSEAWLARAGVRVRIPMRGVADSLNVSVSAALLLYEALRQREGG
- a CDS encoding AAA family ATPase; the protein is MFLPRIQRALSGRVLLKEETLRLSLATLLSGGHLLLEDVPGTGKTTFAKALARVLGLSFSRTQMTPDLLPQDLTGVYLYREGNLVWQKGPIFAQVLLVDELNRATPRTQSALLEAMGESQVTLEGKTHPLPEPFFVLATQNPVEEEGTYPLPVAQRDRFTARLSLGYPDEKALLQALKEKEPLEGLEAVTQGEEILALRQEVRRVRVAEEVLDYLLALAGWLRNREEVRLGPSPRALLQVERLAQALALLQERGFTVPEDIKEAFRAAIPHRLLLRLEAELAGASPEGLVAEALKAVPAPVERA